GCCTCGGTCGAGGACTCGGCGCTCCAGCAGCTCCGGAACGTCGCCACGCTGCCGTGGATCAAGGGCCTGGCCGTCATGCCGGACGTGCACTACGGCAAGGGTGCGACGGTCGGCTCGGTCATCGCGATGAAGGGCGCGGTGTGCCCGGCGGCGGTGGGCGTCGACATCGGCTGCGGAATGTCGGCGGTGAGGACGTCCCTGACGGCGAACGACCTGCCCGGCGACCTGTCCCGGCTGCGGTCGCGGATCGAGCAGGTGATTCCGGTGGGGCGGGGGATGCATGAGGATCCCGTCGATCCGGGGCGGCTGCACGGGTTCGGAACGGCCGGGTGGGAGGACTTCTGGGGGCGGTTCGACGGGGTGGCGGAGGCGGTTCGGTTCCGGCGGGAACGGGCGGGGGCGCAAATGGGAACCCTTGGCCAAGGGAATCATTTTGTCGAAGTCTGCACGGATACGACCGGTTCTGTCTGGCTCATGCTCCACTCCGGTTCCCGCAACATCGGTAAGGAACTGGCCGAGCACCACATCGGCGTGGCCCAGAAGCTCCCGCACAACCAGGGGCTGGTCGACCGCGACCTCGCCGTGTTCGTCGCGGACACCCCGCAGATGGCGGCGTACCGCAACGACCTGTTCTGGGCGCAGGAGTACGCGAAGTACAACCGCTCGATCATGATGGCGCTCCTGAAGGACGTGATCCGCAAGGAGTTCAAGAAGGCGAAGCCCACCTTCGAGCCGGAGATCAGCGCGCACCACAACTACGTGGCCGAGGAGCGCTACGACGGCATGGACCTGCTCGTGACCCGCAAGGGGGCTATCCGGGCGGGCTCGGGCGAGTACGGCATCATCCCGGGTTCCATGGGCACGGGTTCGTACATCGTGAAAGGCCTCGGCAACGACAAGTCCTTCAACTCGGCATCGCACGGCGCAGGCCGGCGCATGAGCCGCAACGCGGCCAAGCGCCGGTTCTCGACGAAGGACCTGGAGGAGCAGACGCGGGGCGTGGAGTGCCGCAAGGACTCCGGCGTCGTGGACGAGATCCCGGGCGCCTACAAGCCCATCGAGCAGGTCATCGACCAGCAGCGTGATCTGGTGGAAGTCGTGGCGAAGCTGAAGCAGGTCGTCTGCGTGAAGGGCTGACACGCAAGGGCCCCGGTCGGAACCGGGGCCCTTGGGACTTCGTTATTCGCCGCTGGGTCGGGGCACTTGGCCGCTGCGCAGGCGCCAGAGCCGGAGATTGCAGCTCTGGGCGGTTCTTCCGAGCGCGGTTGCCGCGGCCGTCGGGCTGTTGAGCTTCAGCAGAATTCGGTCTTCGTGGTCAGTCCAACGGCGTTTCGTGTACGCGGACCGCATTCCCGTGGGACGCACCCATGCGGTCAGGGACGCGGCTGCCGCTCGTTTGCGCTCCAAGGCCAAACAGCCCGGGTAGTACAGTTCGGCCGCCAGGCGCTGGGCCACTTCCATTGTGTAGAGGACGTTGTAGATGCCGTCGCGGCTGTTGCGCTTCGGGATGCGTTCGGCTCCCGTGACCTCTTTCGCGTAGCGGCAGATGTAGGACGCCATGGCAGTGCTGGCCGTGGTGAGGGAGATGAAGGGGAGCCCCTTGCCTGTGTAGCCCACTGAACCATCGGCATCGATGACGCCCCGCAGATAGTCCCGGCTGGAAAACGCGAGACGCGGCGGGGCGATCGTTCTGGATTTGCGGCCGTATGGCAGCCCGAGTTCGCTCAGCTTGGTTCTGGCCTTGAGGGAGCACAGGCTCCACGTGGCCGAGGTGTACTCCTCTGAGAAATTGGTGGACCGATCGCGCGTCCTGATGCTGCTGTAGAACGGCGTCAGCTTCTGGAATTCCTTCAGAACGTCGACATCGCGAGCGTTGAGCTCGACGGTCAACTTGCCCTTCTGCCCGGCACATCGTTGCAGATGCCCATCCGCCTGCAAGAAGCCGAACATGTACGCGTACTCAGGGACCGTGAGGTCCATGAACTCGGGAGCGCTAGGCTCGCAGTCAGCCACAGGGAAGCCTCTACTTCCTTGTCGGTCAGGCCCTCGGTCGGGACCGGCATCCCGGGCGAGGGCCGTCGCTTTGATGGTGTGGCGTGAGCCTAGAGCGCTAGTTCAGTCGCTGTTCGGATGATCGAGTGGGTTCACTCCTGTGAGTTATGCCGACGAGGGCTCACAGCTCCCGGTGCACCTTCGTGTTCGACGCCTGGGCGCGGGGGCGGAGGATCAGGAGGTCGACGTTGACGTGGGCGGGGCGGGTGACCGCCCACGTGATCGTGTCGGCGACGTCGTCGGCGGTGAGGGGCTCGGCGACGCCCTCGTAGACCTTGGCGGCCTTCTCCTCGTCGCCGCCGAAGCGGGTCAGGGCGAACTCGTCCGTCTTGACCATGCCGGGGGCGATCTCGATGACGCGGACCGGCTGGCCGACGATCTCCAGGCGGAGGGTCTCGGCGAGGACGTGGGCGCCGTGCTTGGCGGCGACGTAGCCCGCGCCGCCCTCGTAGGTGCCGTGGCCCGCGGTGGAGGAGACGACCACGACCGTGCCGTCGCCGCTCGCGATCAGCTTGGGCAGCAGGGCCTGGGTGAGGTTGAGCGTGCCGATGACGTTCGTCTCGTACATCTGCCGCCAGTCGGCCGGGTCGCCGGTCGCGACCGGGTCGGCGCCGAGCGCGCCGCCCGCGTTGTTGACGAGCACGCCGATCGTCCTGAACGCCGTCGCGAACTCGTCGACCGCGGCGCGGTCGGTGACGTCGAGGGCGTACGCCGTGGCCTGGTGGCCCGCCTTGTTGATCTCCTCCGCCAGCGCCTCGATGCGGTCCTTGCGGCGCGCGGTGAGGACGACGCGGTAGCCCACCGCGGCGAGTCGCCGGGCCGTGGCGGCGCCGATTCCGCTGCTCGCACCCGTGACGACGGCGATGCGGGAGGCTGCGGACGGGGCGGCGGTGGCCATGGGAGCTCCTCGGGCGTGGGTGCGGCCGGCGTGTGCGGCCGGGCTTCCCGCCAGGATAGGCGGGCCTCGCGGTGGGAGAATGAGGGCGGGTGATCCCCTGTTTCCCTGGAGGTGGATCATGGGCGAGGCACGTGAGGTCATGGACCGGCTCACGGACGCGGTCACCAGGCACGCCGATCTGAAGGTCGTCGCCGATCTGTACGCCGAGGACGCGGTCGCCTTCACGCCGGACGAGGGCGAGCTGCGCGGGCGCGACAACATCGTCGAGTACTGGCGGACGATGAAGGAGGCGGTCCCCGAGGCGACGTTCCAGCCGCTGCACTCCTACGAGGTCGGCGACACGGCCATCGACGAGGGCATCTTCAGCGGGCGCAACACCGGGCCGCTGGAGCTGCCGAACGGCGAGACGCTGCCGCCGACGCAGAAGGAGATCAGGATCCGAGGGGTGGACATCGCCACCGTGCGGGACGGGCGGATCGTCGACTACCGGCTGTACTTCGACGAGATGGACTTCCTCGGTCAGTTGGGGCTGCTGCCCGACGAGCCGTTCTGAGGCCCCGAGGGGGCCGGTCAGTTGCCGCGCGGGGCGTACATGATGACCGCCATGCCCGCGAGGCAGATCAGCGCGCCCGTGATGTCCCAGCGGTCCGGGCGGTAGCCGTCCGCGACGACGCCCCACAGGATCGAACCGGCGACGAAGATCCCGCCGTACGCG
This genomic stretch from Streptomyces sp. Go-475 harbors:
- a CDS encoding RtcB family protein, with amino-acid sequence MSYVEIPGAKVPIRMWTDPASVEDSALQQLRNVATLPWIKGLAVMPDVHYGKGATVGSVIAMKGAVCPAAVGVDIGCGMSAVRTSLTANDLPGDLSRLRSRIEQVIPVGRGMHEDPVDPGRLHGFGTAGWEDFWGRFDGVAEAVRFRRERAGAQMGTLGQGNHFVEVCTDTTGSVWLMLHSGSRNIGKELAEHHIGVAQKLPHNQGLVDRDLAVFVADTPQMAAYRNDLFWAQEYAKYNRSIMMALLKDVIRKEFKKAKPTFEPEISAHHNYVAEERYDGMDLLVTRKGAIRAGSGEYGIIPGSMGTGSYIVKGLGNDKSFNSASHGAGRRMSRNAAKRRFSTKDLEEQTRGVECRKDSGVVDEIPGAYKPIEQVIDQQRDLVEVVAKLKQVVCVKG
- a CDS encoding LAGLIDADG family homing endonuclease; amino-acid sequence: MDLTVPEYAYMFGFLQADGHLQRCAGQKGKLTVELNARDVDVLKEFQKLTPFYSSIRTRDRSTNFSEEYTSATWSLCSLKARTKLSELGLPYGRKSRTIAPPRLAFSSRDYLRGVIDADGSVGYTGKGLPFISLTTASTAMASYICRYAKEVTGAERIPKRNSRDGIYNVLYTMEVAQRLAAELYYPGCLALERKRAAAASLTAWVRPTGMRSAYTKRRWTDHEDRILLKLNSPTAAATALGRTAQSCNLRLWRLRSGQVPRPSGE
- a CDS encoding SDR family NAD(P)-dependent oxidoreductase, which translates into the protein MATAAPSAASRIAVVTGASSGIGAATARRLAAVGYRVVLTARRKDRIEALAEEINKAGHQATAYALDVTDRAAVDEFATAFRTIGVLVNNAGGALGADPVATGDPADWRQMYETNVIGTLNLTQALLPKLIASGDGTVVVVSSTAGHGTYEGGAGYVAAKHGAHVLAETLRLEIVGQPVRVIEIAPGMVKTDEFALTRFGGDEEKAAKVYEGVAEPLTADDVADTITWAVTRPAHVNVDLLILRPRAQASNTKVHREL
- a CDS encoding nuclear transport factor 2 family protein translates to MGEAREVMDRLTDAVTRHADLKVVADLYAEDAVAFTPDEGELRGRDNIVEYWRTMKEAVPEATFQPLHSYEVGDTAIDEGIFSGRNTGPLELPNGETLPPTQKEIRIRGVDIATVRDGRIVDYRLYFDEMDFLGQLGLLPDEPF